From one Deinococcus aetherius genomic stretch:
- a CDS encoding GntR family transcriptional regulator gives MPSVKVSVTDQLREDILNGLYLPGQALIQEELSQGYGVSRLPVREALQRLEGEGLVRQEGKRGVVVAHLDPFEAEDLALMRAQLEPLALELAFGHLTKAQLGRAEDLVDAMAREDDARQHGRLNWAFHRTLYEPAHRARLLHTLDVLHRSADRYMRFQFNVIDNKRQSQQEHSALLAALRAQDLGEAQRVLEHHIVDAGIQLVAFLHTHLNTPERTHTRRP, from the coding sequence ATGCCGAGTGTGAAGGTTTCCGTGACCGATCAACTGCGGGAGGACATCCTGAATGGCCTGTACCTGCCGGGGCAGGCGCTCATTCAGGAGGAATTGTCACAGGGGTACGGCGTGAGTCGCCTCCCGGTGCGGGAGGCGCTGCAACGCCTGGAAGGCGAGGGCCTGGTGCGGCAGGAAGGCAAACGCGGTGTGGTCGTCGCGCACCTCGACCCATTCGAGGCAGAAGACCTCGCGCTGATGCGCGCACAGCTCGAACCGCTCGCGCTCGAACTGGCCTTTGGGCATTTGACCAAGGCCCAGCTCGGACGCGCAGAGGACCTCGTGGACGCGATGGCGCGGGAGGACGATGCCCGGCAGCACGGCCGGTTGAATTGGGCTTTTCACCGCACCCTCTACGAACCCGCACACCGTGCCCGCCTGCTCCACACACTCGATGTGTTGCACCGCAGCGCCGACCGCTACATGCGCTTTCAATTCAACGTTATCGACAACAAGCGCCAGAGCCAGCAGGAACACTCGGCGCTCCTCGCCGCCCTTCGGGCGCAGGACCTGGGAGAGGCGCAGCGGGTGCTCGAGCACCACATCGTCGACGCGGGCATCCAACTCGTCGCCTTCCTGCACACGCATCTGAATACTCCTGAGAGGACCCACACAAGAAGACCCTGA
- a CDS encoding mercuric reductase: MPEPEPYDALILGSGQAGTPLAAELGRAGWRVAIAEREHWGGTCVNEGCSPTKLMIACAETAHRARRARDYGVEAGPVRVDLGEVRRLKRELVASFAGGSERRLRGTQGVTPLLGHARFTGPGEVSVRTPQGERRLTAGHIFVNVGARPALPPVPGLGHVPHLLTSTSIMELDAVPGRLVVLGGGYVGLEFAQMFARFGSHVTVLHTGAQIVDREDEDVAGTLLGALREEGLDVHVLVRDLRVEPGPEGEATLHFRTPEGPCVRHTRHLLVATGRVPNTDSLGVEAAGIELDARGFIPVNADLETNVPGVYALGDVNGGPAFTHVAYDDYRLVRDRLLHGRGHLHRLPTYTLFTDPQLGRVGLSEREARARNLDILVATLPMAYVARAIETRRTAGMMKAVVDRKTHRILGAAVLGPEGGEVAATLQMAMLGGLPFTTLRDAVISHPTLAESLNNLFMTLGDVPPLAESDSVAFHPAGELHA; this comes from the coding sequence ATGCCCGAACCGGAACCCTACGACGCCCTCATCCTCGGCTCGGGGCAGGCGGGCACACCGCTCGCCGCCGAGCTGGGCCGCGCGGGCTGGCGGGTCGCCATCGCCGAGCGGGAGCACTGGGGCGGCACCTGCGTCAACGAGGGCTGCTCGCCCACCAAGCTGATGATCGCCTGCGCCGAGACCGCGCACCGCGCCAGGCGCGCCCGCGACTACGGGGTGGAGGCGGGCCCGGTGCGGGTGGACCTGGGCGAGGTCCGCCGCCTCAAGCGTGAACTCGTCGCCTCCTTCGCGGGGGGCAGCGAGCGGCGGCTGCGCGGCACCCAGGGCGTCACCCCCCTCCTCGGGCACGCGCGCTTCACCGGGCCGGGGGAGGTGAGCGTGCGGACCCCACAGGGCGAGCGCCGCCTCACCGCCGGACACATCTTCGTCAACGTCGGCGCCCGCCCCGCCTTGCCCCCGGTGCCGGGGCTCGGACACGTGCCCCATCTGCTGACCTCGACGAGCATCATGGAACTGGACGCGGTGCCTGGCCGCCTCGTCGTGCTGGGCGGCGGGTACGTGGGGCTGGAGTTCGCCCAGATGTTCGCGCGCTTCGGCAGCCACGTCACCGTCCTGCACACCGGGGCGCAGATCGTGGACCGCGAGGACGAGGACGTGGCGGGCACCCTGCTCGGCGCCCTGCGGGAGGAAGGACTGGACGTTCACGTCCTCGTGCGGGACCTGCGGGTGGAGCCCGGGCCGGAGGGGGAGGCCACGCTGCACTTCCGCACCCCCGAGGGCCCGTGCGTCCGTCACACCCGGCACCTCCTCGTCGCCACGGGCCGCGTGCCCAACACGGATAGCCTGGGCGTGGAGGCGGCCGGGATCGAACTCGACGCCCGGGGCTTCATCCCGGTGAACGCGGACCTGGAGACGAACGTGCCCGGGGTGTACGCCCTGGGGGACGTGAACGGCGGCCCCGCCTTTACCCACGTCGCCTACGACGACTACCGGCTCGTGCGCGACCGGCTGCTCCACGGACGCGGGCATCTCCACCGGCTCCCCACCTACACCCTCTTCACCGACCCGCAACTGGGCCGGGTGGGGCTGAGCGAGCGGGAGGCCCGGGCGCGGAACCTCGACATCCTCGTCGCCACGCTGCCGATGGCGTATGTGGCCCGCGCCATCGAGACCCGGCGCACGGCGGGGATGATGAAGGCCGTCGTGGACCGGAAGACGCACCGCATCCTCGGGGCGGCGGTGCTGGGTCCCGAGGGCGGCGAGGTGGCGGCGACCCTCCAGATGGCGATGCTGGGCGGCCTGCCCTTCACCACGCTGCGTGACGCGGTGATCTCGCACCCGACGCTCGCCGAGTCCCTGAATAACCTCTTCATGACCCTCGGAGACGTGCCGCCGCTTGCGGAAAGCGACTCCGTGGCGTTTCACCCTGCCGGAGAGCTTCATGCCTAA
- a CDS encoding ABC transporter substrate-binding protein: MPKRLHLTALLSAALAPGALAAPVVVGSKLDPEAQLLGQMIVLTLRNAGMEVTDKTALGDTGVNRKALLAGEIDVYPEYTGNAVYLFSDAKINPKDAGNPSRIYALARQLDAKNGVTWLRPANANNTWVVAVPRRLAQSGRLSTLADLARYLRGGGTFKIAGSPEFFDRPDTMPAFEKAYGFKLRADQKLVLAGATPVQTQTAASAGTSGVNAAMAYGTDGTLAALGLVALKDPLGVQPVYQPAPIIRTASLKADPRIEGLLNRVFAGLDGKTLQTLNGRIAVEGRSAQEVARAYLRGKGLIR; the protein is encoded by the coding sequence ATGCCTAAACGTCTTCACCTCACCGCCCTCCTGTCCGCCGCTCTCGCCCCGGGCGCCCTCGCCGCGCCCGTCGTGGTGGGCTCCAAGCTCGACCCCGAGGCGCAACTGCTGGGGCAGATGATCGTCCTGACGCTCAGGAATGCCGGGATGGAGGTCACCGACAAGACGGCCCTGGGGGACACCGGCGTGAACCGCAAGGCGCTGCTGGCGGGCGAGATCGACGTGTACCCCGAGTATACCGGCAACGCCGTTTACCTCTTTTCCGACGCCAAGATCAACCCCAAAGACGCCGGCAACCCCAGCAGGATTTACGCCCTCGCCCGGCAACTCGACGCGAAAAACGGCGTGACGTGGCTCCGGCCCGCCAACGCCAACAACACCTGGGTCGTCGCCGTGCCCCGGAGGCTGGCGCAGTCGGGCAGGCTCTCCACGCTCGCCGACCTCGCGCGCTACCTGAGGGGGGGCGGAACGTTCAAGATCGCGGGGTCGCCGGAGTTCTTCGACCGGCCCGACACCATGCCCGCGTTTGAAAAGGCCTACGGCTTCAAGCTCCGGGCCGACCAGAAACTCGTGCTCGCCGGGGCCACCCCGGTCCAGACCCAGACGGCCGCGTCCGCCGGGACGAGCGGCGTGAACGCGGCGATGGCCTACGGCACCGACGGCACCCTCGCCGCCCTGGGGCTGGTGGCCCTCAAAGACCCGTTGGGCGTGCAGCCCGTGTATCAACCCGCCCCCATCATCCGCACCGCCTCCCTGAAGGCCGACCCTAGGATCGAGGGCCTGCTGAACCGGGTTTTCGCTGGCCTGGACGGGAAAACCTTGCAAACCCTCAACGGGCGGATCGCGGTGGAGGGCCGCAGCGCGCAGGAGGTGGCGCGGGCCTACCTGAGGGGCAAGGGGTTGATTCGGTAG
- a CDS encoding SBBP repeat-containing protein → MLKHPACTLSLAGLLAASGTATPSPETSANSASPVSATTLVPFGTRQFGTDQDDTALGIARDLRGNVYVVGYNGAGLDGQPAPGGLDAFLVSYDAGGVSAGALWGVTVGGTTTGGLDGQVSQGGQDAFVKKFDVFGGAR, encoded by the coding sequence GTGTTGAAACACCCCGCCTGCACCTTGTCGCTCGCCGGACTGCTCGCGGCGAGCGGAACGGCCACACCTTCCCCGGAGACCTCGGCCAACTCCGCCTCGCCCGTGTCAGCTACCACCCTCGTCCCCTTCGGCACCCGGCAGTTCGGCACGGATCAGGACGACACCGCCCTCGGCATCGCGCGTGACCTGCGGGGCAACGTGTACGTGGTGGGCTACAACGGCGCGGGCCTCGACGGGCAGCCCGCGCCCGGCGGTCTCGACGCCTTCCTGGTGTCCTACGACGCGGGCGGCGTGAGCGCGGGCGCCCTGTGGGGCGTGACGGTCGGGGGCACCACCACCGGGGGGCTGGACGGTCAGGTGTCGCAGGGCGGACAGGACGCCTTCGTCAAGAAGTTCGACGTGTTCGGCGGGGCCCGCTAG
- a CDS encoding DUF3455 domain-containing protein, which produces MLSFLARTAPLALLAASLVACGQGTPAPEASLPATARPLAFPAQTPGELPGVPAELAVPGGNRLTRRVVGVGVQVYTCAALGGVSTWTFRAPQADLYGAERGVFRKVGTHYAGPTWEDGADGSTVVGRVLRSVPAPPSTPPAIPWLLLEARATTPARSGQPGAFKGTTLVRRLYTLGGTAPTTGCDASRVGAEARVPYAALYEFFAPTP; this is translated from the coding sequence ATGCTCAGTTTCCTTGCCCGCACCGCGCCCCTCGCCCTCCTCGCCGCCAGCCTCGTCGCGTGTGGGCAGGGCACGCCCGCCCCGGAGGCTTCCCTGCCCGCCACCGCGCGGCCCCTCGCCTTCCCGGCGCAGACCCCCGGCGAGTTGCCCGGCGTCCCCGCCGAACTGGCCGTGCCGGGGGGCAACCGCCTCACCCGCCGCGTGGTCGGCGTGGGCGTGCAGGTCTACACCTGCGCGGCGCTGGGCGGGGTCTCCACCTGGACCTTCCGGGCCCCGCAGGCGGACCTCTACGGCGCCGAGAGGGGCGTGTTCCGCAAGGTCGGCACGCACTACGCGGGTCCCACCTGGGAGGACGGCGCGGACGGCAGCACGGTGGTGGGGCGCGTCCTCAGGAGCGTGCCCGCGCCCCCCTCCACCCCGCCCGCGATTCCCTGGCTGCTGCTCGAGGCCCGCGCGACGACCCCGGCCCGGAGTGGGCAGCCGGGCGCCTTCAAGGGGACGACCCTCGTGCGGCGGCTGTACACGCTGGGTGGGACGGCCCCCACCACGGGCTGTGACGCCTCCCGGGTGGGCGCCGAGGCCCGGGTGCCCTACGCGGCCCTCTACGAATTCTTCGCGCCCACGCCCTGA
- a CDS encoding aldehyde dehydrogenase family protein, with the protein MRMLLGENWVDRAPQMDVRDPQDGRLIDRVPKATLLDVELALSVAWKARRIARALPTHERVQVLSLAAELIGGRQEMFARTIASEGIKTIREARKEAARCAATLRLCAEEARRLGGEIVNFDQRPGSEGRIGYWTREPVGVIVAITPFNDPLNLVAHKVGPAIAAGNAVIVKPHEQTPLSALGLAEVLREAGLPPGVLQVLTGDGTEIGPALVSDPRVRMVSFTGGVGTGQQIARLAGLKRLAMELGSNCPTLVMDDADLDLAVPSILSGAYWAAGQNCLHVQRVLVQDAVYAEVRSRLVEGARGYRVGDKLSEDTDMGPLVSEVSARRVETLVQEAVTAGATLLTGGTRDGAFFAPTLVENVAGDLRLYQEEVYGPVTVLERVDDYDEAVRRANSVSYGLQGAIFTGNVNLAFRAVRDLDCGAVIINDSTDYRVDGMPFGGVKDSGLGREGVQFTVREMSEVKLACFRVTPA; encoded by the coding sequence ATGAGGATGCTGCTGGGCGAGAACTGGGTGGACCGTGCGCCCCAGATGGATGTGCGGGACCCTCAGGACGGACGGTTGATTGACCGGGTGCCGAAGGCGACCCTGCTGGATGTGGAACTGGCGTTGTCGGTGGCGTGGAAAGCGAGGCGAATTGCCCGCGCGCTGCCGACCCACGAGCGGGTCCAGGTCCTCTCTCTCGCCGCCGAACTGATCGGAGGGCGCCAGGAGATGTTTGCCCGCACCATCGCCTCGGAGGGCATCAAGACGATTCGTGAGGCGCGCAAGGAGGCGGCGCGCTGCGCGGCCACCTTGCGCCTGTGTGCCGAGGAGGCGCGGCGTCTGGGCGGGGAGATCGTGAACTTCGACCAGCGCCCGGGCAGCGAGGGGAGAATTGGCTACTGGACCCGGGAGCCGGTAGGCGTGATCGTGGCGATCACGCCTTTCAACGATCCCCTGAACCTCGTGGCCCACAAGGTAGGTCCCGCTATCGCCGCGGGCAACGCGGTCATCGTCAAACCGCACGAGCAGACCCCGCTCAGCGCCCTGGGGCTCGCCGAGGTGCTGCGCGAGGCGGGCCTGCCCCCTGGCGTCCTTCAGGTTCTGACTGGAGACGGCACGGAAATTGGACCCGCGCTCGTGTCCGACCCACGGGTGCGGATGGTGTCCTTCACGGGTGGCGTGGGGACCGGCCAACAGATCGCCCGGCTCGCTGGGCTCAAACGGCTGGCGATGGAGTTGGGCAGCAACTGCCCCACCCTCGTCATGGATGACGCCGACCTCGACCTCGCCGTGCCGAGCATCCTCAGTGGAGCCTATTGGGCGGCCGGACAGAACTGCTTGCATGTGCAGCGCGTTCTGGTTCAGGACGCGGTCTATGCGGAGGTCCGCTCACGGCTCGTTGAGGGGGCTCGCGGCTACCGCGTGGGAGACAAGCTGAGCGAGGACACGGACATGGGGCCCCTGGTGAGCGAGGTGAGTGCCCGGCGTGTGGAGACGCTCGTGCAGGAGGCCGTGACCGCCGGAGCAACCCTGCTGACGGGCGGAACACGCGACGGCGCCTTCTTTGCGCCGACCCTGGTGGAGAACGTGGCGGGTGACCTACGGCTCTATCAGGAGGAGGTCTATGGGCCAGTGACCGTTTTGGAGCGCGTTGACGATTATGACGAGGCGGTAAGACGGGCCAACAGCGTGTCTTACGGTCTACAAGGGGCCATCTTCACGGGAAATGTCAACCTGGCGTTCCGCGCGGTACGCGACCTGGACTGCGGAGCGGTCATCATCAACGACAGCACCGACTACCGGGTGGATGGAATGCCCTTCGGCGGCGTGAAGGACAGTGGGCTGGGGCGCGAGGGCGTGCAGTTCACGGTGCGGGAGATGAGTGAGGTCAAACTGGCTTGTTTTCGGGTGACCCCAGCCTGA
- a CDS encoding threonine ammonia-lyase, translated as MPLPHRVTLARVEEAARTIDPVFLDTPQYSCEALGELIGVHLLLKVETLGPIRSFKGRGADFLVSQVNDDRPLLCASAGNLGQAMAYACRKRGVGLTVYASTRANHLKLDRIRALGARVVLHGEDFDAAKLEAARVAAEGNARLVVDSLDIETLEGAATIGLELLKLPQPLDVVLVALGNGALFNGIARVMKARSPGTRVVAVGAQGAPAMIESWQAGRVIEHERVNTIADGLAVRVPIPEALEDMQGLVDDVHLVSEEVILRAMRLIHEHAGLVVEPSAAVGVAALLEHTDLYRGRAVGTVLCGGNLTPEQMRLWLGPVLEVQA; from the coding sequence ATGCCCCTTCCCCATCGTGTGACCCTTGCCCGGGTCGAGGAAGCCGCGCGAACCATTGATCCGGTATTCCTCGATACGCCGCAGTACTCCTGCGAGGCGTTGGGCGAACTCATCGGCGTTCACCTCCTGCTCAAGGTCGAGACGCTGGGTCCCATCCGCTCCTTCAAGGGTCGCGGCGCGGACTTCCTGGTCTCGCAGGTCAACGACGACAGACCGCTGCTATGCGCCAGCGCTGGAAACCTCGGGCAGGCCATGGCCTACGCCTGTCGGAAACGGGGCGTCGGGCTCACGGTGTACGCCAGCACGCGCGCAAATCACCTGAAGCTCGACCGGATACGCGCCCTCGGGGCCCGGGTGGTGCTGCACGGTGAGGACTTCGACGCGGCCAAGCTGGAGGCAGCCCGCGTTGCCGCAGAGGGGAACGCGCGCCTCGTGGTGGACAGCCTCGACATCGAGACCCTTGAGGGTGCGGCCACCATCGGACTGGAACTGCTTAAGCTCCCCCAACCTCTGGACGTGGTGCTCGTCGCCCTGGGCAATGGCGCCTTGTTCAACGGCATTGCGCGGGTGATGAAGGCCAGGAGTCCGGGCACCCGGGTCGTCGCCGTGGGCGCGCAGGGGGCGCCCGCGATGATCGAGTCGTGGCAGGCAGGCCGCGTGATCGAGCACGAACGTGTGAACACCATCGCGGACGGCCTCGCCGTCCGCGTCCCCATACCCGAGGCCCTGGAGGACATGCAGGGGCTGGTGGACGACGTGCACCTGGTCTCCGAGGAGGTCATCCTGCGCGCCATGCGCCTGATCCACGAACACGCCGGGCTCGTGGTTGAGCCCTCTGCCGCCGTGGGTGTGGCCGCGCTCCTCGAACACACAGACCTGTACCGCGGCCGGGCGGTGGGTACGGTCCTGTGTGGAGGCAACCTGACCCCTGAACAGATGCGGCTGTGGCTGGGGCCGGTCCTGGAGGTCCAGGCATGA
- a CDS encoding IS1182 family transposase: protein MRPDPLGPIPKDTARIALAAFPKGNLYLKLRDELGVLYTDQDFAALFPALGQPALPPWRLALVTVVQFLENLTDRQAAEQVRARLDLKYLLGLELSDPGFDFSVLSEFRARLVAGKAEHLLLDRMLTRFREKGLLKRRGQQRTDSTHVLAAIRHLTRIEFVAETFRGTLNAVGRHAPDWLAPRLDSRWREWYEHRVESYRFPQGAQARLAYVQQVGQDGFSLLDRLHADPSAAPLLSLPAVQTLELVWSQQFRRKAGEVQWKPGTAVPPSAQRPESPYDTEARFSTKRGRGWVGSKVHLTEACEPDLPEVITHVHSSSSCTQDIQVMPTLHHALAAKEMLPKQHLVDSGYVSGTVLADSLEQHGVEVIGPTRPGANWQLRDPEAFKLDDFSLHWESQHATCPQGQRSTSWLLGQSPEGIPLVFVSFPRKVCQSCEVRARCTKSTSDGRCLTLLRQPAFEALQMMRKQQETPEWKTLYNRRSGIEGTVSVAVRAHGARTARYRGEAKLRLQGMATAAGINLERVYAWWQGRPRAATRTACFARLPATA from the coding sequence CTGCGTCCAGACCCACTTGGCCCTATCCCTAAAGACACCGCTCGAATCGCCCTTGCGGCCTTTCCCAAAGGGAATCTCTACCTCAAGCTCCGAGACGAGTTGGGCGTGCTGTACACCGACCAGGACTTTGCAGCGCTGTTTCCAGCGCTGGGTCAGCCTGCCCTGCCTCCCTGGCGACTGGCGCTGGTCACGGTCGTCCAGTTCCTCGAAAACCTGACGGACCGGCAAGCTGCTGAACAGGTTCGAGCGCGGTTGGACCTTAAATACCTGCTGGGATTGGAACTGAGCGATCCAGGCTTCGACTTCAGCGTCCTCTCGGAGTTCCGGGCTCGTTTGGTCGCGGGTAAGGCCGAACACCTGTTGTTAGACAGGATGCTGACACGCTTTCGGGAGAAGGGCTTGCTCAAACGGCGTGGACAACAGCGGACCGACTCGACCCATGTCCTGGCAGCGATCCGCCACCTGACCCGGATCGAGTTTGTCGCTGAAACCTTCCGAGGCACGCTCAATGCAGTCGGGCGCCATGCGCCCGACTGGTTGGCCCCGCGACTGGACTCACGCTGGCGCGAGTGGTACGAACACCGTGTCGAGTCGTATCGCTTTCCTCAGGGCGCACAAGCTCGCTTGGCCTATGTGCAGCAGGTCGGGCAAGACGGCTTTTCGTTGCTCGACCGCCTGCACGCCGATCCCAGTGCGGCCCCGCTGCTGAGCTTGCCCGCCGTCCAGACCCTTGAGCTGGTGTGGTCGCAGCAGTTCAGACGCAAGGCGGGCGAAGTGCAGTGGAAGCCTGGCACTGCCGTCCCACCTTCTGCACAGCGACCGGAGTCGCCGTATGACACCGAGGCACGCTTCTCGACCAAGCGTGGTCGTGGCTGGGTGGGCTCCAAGGTGCATCTGACGGAAGCCTGCGAACCGGATCTGCCGGAAGTCATCACCCACGTTCATAGCTCGTCTTCCTGCACCCAGGACATCCAGGTCATGCCCACCCTTCACCACGCACTGGCGGCCAAGGAGATGTTGCCGAAGCAACATCTCGTCGATTCGGGCTATGTCAGTGGGACCGTCCTGGCCGACAGCTTGGAGCAGCATGGGGTCGAGGTCATCGGGCCCACTCGACCGGGAGCCAACTGGCAACTCCGTGATCCGGAGGCCTTCAAGCTCGACGACTTCAGCCTTCACTGGGAGAGCCAGCACGCGACCTGTCCGCAGGGCCAGCGGTCGACCAGTTGGCTGTTGGGGCAGAGCCCAGAAGGTATCCCCCTGGTCTTTGTCTCATTCCCACGCAAGGTGTGCCAGTCGTGCGAGGTCAGGGCGCGCTGTACCAAATCTACGAGCGATGGACGGTGCCTCACCTTGCTGCGCCAACCGGCCTTCGAGGCCCTACAAATGATGCGCAAGCAGCAGGAAACACCTGAGTGGAAGACCTTATACAACCGGCGGTCCGGGATTGAGGGGACAGTTTCGGTCGCGGTACGTGCCCATGGGGCACGCACCGCTCGGTATCGAGGAGAAGCCAAACTGCGCTTACAGGGGATGGCGACGGCAGCGGGAATCAATCTCGAGCGCGTCTACGCCTGGTGGCAAGGTCGGCCCAGGGCGGCGACCAGAACAGCTTGTTTCGCCCGCCTTCCAGCGACCGCCTGA